The Mauremys reevesii isolate NIE-2019 linkage group 1, ASM1616193v1, whole genome shotgun sequence genome segment ATAATGACCAGACACGTTATGCTTTATTTTCCAAACCTGCACTGTGATTacacttcaaaaataaaattatttctgaCTCAGGGCTCTAACTGCCTGCAAAATCTCCTGGCTGTTAAAAGTTACTTGTAACAGGTCATGAGAGATTAGATAAGTGTCAGAAGTTTAAGCCTAAATTGCCTAAGAGCTGACATCAGTCTGCATTTCTATCATGCCCAGCATAACAGTTTAGTGTTTAATAACCCCCCAATAAATATATAACCAGTGGGGATTGAATCCAGGACCATCAGCACTAATAGTACTACAGTAGAACTAGAGGAGTAACCATTATCTGGTAGCAATAGTATGTTCTTATACTCTCCTATGGATCTGCAACTAAAAGGAGACAGGAAACACTGACCAAGAGGCATAGGAATGTTGATTCATGCCAGTGGGAACTCCCCCACCATCACCCCAAAGTAAATTGCATCTGCCCATCAACACAGCAGCATGAGTTACAAGTAGTTTGAAAGCACATCTTCTATGAAAAACACTGTCACAAGAAATACACCTTTTGTTACCTGTTGTTTATGCCACTATTGAACGTGCCCCAAACGAACACAGAATCTGATTGCTCCTGTAGCTCTGCCAAAGGAAACAGACATCATTGTGGCTCAGTACTGAGTAACTTCTGCAAGCGTCATAGCAACACAAAATGAGAAATATGGCAGAGACGCTGCTAGGTTTACAAAATGGAATGAGAACTGAGCTAAGACTTGGCATAAGTGACAGCAAAGCAGGCATTTAATTGAGAAATATAAAGCGTAAAGATCATCATCAATTTCCATTTTCATCGAAGCACAGATGGTGCAACAGACTACATGGAAaacaacagatgttttgtagagAATAGCAGGCATGTGGTAGATCCTGTGAAGCAGAAGAACTTAATTTGTTCAGGGACAGTATAACTGGGTGTCCCAACACATGATCTGTGCAGAAGGATCTATGGGACCTCTCTCTTAGCCCATGTAACTTCTTTGGGGGCAAGAAGAAGGGAATAGCAGGGGCTGACAGCCACCTTGTGTCATCAACCTCCTCACCTTTATCCCAGTCTTCGTCACATGGAGACGGCTGCCACATGCTGACAGTGTTCATCTCTCTGTGGCAGTTATTCGACTGACTcacttaaagcaaagaaaattctgAGTGAGAAAATCTTTTTGGATAAAATACAATCTTATTTTAGGGACATTAATCGTTTTTTGACCTAGCTGCAGAACAGCTCTAGGCTTTGGAGAGGAGCAGCATACGCTGGAAGCTGATCAGTACTCCCCTAGTCTTAGCAGCAAAAAACTCTTTAGGCCAGGGATGGGCACCCTGAAGGTAGCAAAGGGACACAAAATCCATGAGACCCCTTTGGTGGGCCATACCTTAAGAGGCTATACATTGCCCAGCTCTGAGAGTTTGCTACAACACAGAATGTTTGGCAGGCCAAATCAAATGATCTGGCAGGGTGCTTGCAGCCCCCCATTTGCCAATCCCTGTTTTAAGCCTCTTCTAAAGCTAAACAATTCTGCACACATTTTTCAGCAATGGTGCAGCTGCTCCAACATACGCATTGGGAGAGGGTTCAGGTGTGTTTCTATTGTCATGTCACAAAAATCTGCTCAGGGTTTTTTCACTACTATCATGCTCCAAGCCCTGTCTTCATGAACATGCACATCATTGCTAGCTTCAGTACAACTCTACTTTTGCCAGAGAACAGGTACGTCTTCCAGTGTAGTGATAGCCACATAGACATCAGTGGGGGGAGACATTGGAACACGACCCACATAACCAAGTGATTTAGGTGCTGGGGTGACAGACCTGGACAGTGAACTCCTCATCAGAGCCAACAGCATGGGCAGTGGTAGGAAAGCTTCCCCATAGTCCCCTCCCCAACTTGCCCCACTCTGAACTGGAAGAACCCACCTTCAATTGGGAAAGTTATTCAGCCTTCCTGGCCCAGTCACAGAAGTGAGGATTGTTATGATCTGGACACTTGTCCattaagaactggactgagaccaatttATTTCACATATGCCACTAGACAGGCTATGAAGATTTTTGGTCACTATCAGGTCAGATCTGCATTGGAGACCCACCTCTCTCATGACCACTATCTTTCCCGCTCTAAGCGGTCCAGATTACCAGCTAGATCTCATTTCAGCACACACAGTTTAGGGCACAATGTACAGTTCCCATTTTAACGCTAAAATCTCTGGCAGATAATGTAATGCAAGCCAGTTGCCTCTCAGATGCTTAGGAGAATTTGCATGGACACAGAATGAATGAAACTCAAGTctcccagggctcctgctgcttCTGTATCACATAGCACTACAGGTAAAGAGTTGCTTATGGAATAATAGAGTATTAAAACAATCtttaacagcaaaaattaagttaGAACGCTGTTAGCCCAAGAGTTCCAGAAGTGACTTTACAGAGCCAAAGGAGTCTAATATTTTCTCACCAATGTCTTGCTCAATGCAGCTTTTGTCATCACAGCTTGATATATGATGTCTGATCTCAGCTCTGGGAACCTGATGGCGGGCATTGAAGGGGCATGTGGCTAGCTGCTGTGCAATATCAGGGTGGTTCTAGAGAAACAGAAAAAGTACGTGCTATCTCACTGAATTCATCCTAGCCCTTGTATTTTCTAGTCACT includes the following:
- the LOC120370532 gene encoding gametocyte-specific factor 1-like isoform X21, whose amino-acid sequence is MDLEDNYVDALDPEKLIQCPYDRYHQIRACRFPYHLIKCRKNHPDIAQQLATCPFNARHQVPRAEIRHHISSCDDKSCIEQDIVSQSNNCHREMNTVSMWQPSPCDEDWDKELQEQSDSVFVWGTFNSGINNSPGSSIVMEPKNNLMPGMRAPRSLPYSLSWKSSKCKGAGN
- the LOC120370532 gene encoding gametocyte-specific factor 1-like isoform X22 gives rise to the protein MDLEDNYVDALDPEKLIQCPYDRYHQIRACRFPYHLIKCRKNHPDIAQQLATCPFNARHQVPRAEIRHHISSCDDKSCIEQDIVSQSNNCHREMNTVSMWQPSPCDEDWDKELQEQSDSVFVWGTFNSGINNSPGSSIVMEPKNNLMPGMRAPRSLPYSLSWKSRAGN